One part of the Bacteroidia bacterium genome encodes these proteins:
- a CDS encoding T9SS type A sorting domain-containing protein: MKPILFSRILLAVVGFSLSISAQAQCVIDSTVLDSLPGIYPATPPEAVGCNFYDTDVTFVFPSDTIVDVFGVPQRLPFLSFEILDIAGLPQGIDWKCNIDSCFYDFRPSNPDPDTAGCVRLFGTPTIPGVYPLSVLVRAEVLFLGSSTFQNTTFDYTLTVGACQFNAPCYNYTVSSNCLPASLDISNNIPSNGNAGYSYQWDLEGPNGPIYSTTDENPFSQMLPDPGQYVLSYQAEIDTVGFILDSVVVDSLVCSDLLDAPDLYWILFAPDGSEVVNTSANPASNSGNNLPYNLSINNLRLDTGTYELQVWDQDDVLGDQGCATNDRGSGASVFFTVPTFNTGPQQIIQGGLAVTISIRNPVQQIACSDTFEVSALPNVPDIIGDTSRICSGDTLFLSTVSTDSIQWFLDGFPIPNANDSVYAATQEGDYTVVITNRNTLCSSESIPFPLELFEVQVPSIAFDGNRTLTVASPNPAYRYDWVRQNHGVVGSGTPFMIPNSGDYTAIAVDTVTGCQSGPSATIGIILTSLADLDEVAREVKLYPNPNEGQFVLSLELLKNKDISFVIRDALGREILGRDLGNRIGYTESAVNLSHLPAGFYTLSLKLDVLVVHKKFLKK; encoded by the coding sequence ATGAAACCAATTCTATTTTCGCGTATTCTACTAGCGGTAGTAGGCTTTTCCCTATCGATTTCCGCTCAAGCCCAATGTGTTATTGATTCTACCGTGCTTGACAGTTTGCCAGGCATTTATCCAGCCACTCCTCCAGAAGCAGTCGGCTGTAATTTTTATGACACGGATGTAACCTTCGTTTTTCCTTCAGATACCATTGTTGACGTATTTGGAGTACCTCAAAGATTACCTTTTCTATCTTTTGAAATACTTGATATCGCAGGCCTTCCCCAAGGCATAGACTGGAAATGTAACATTGATTCCTGTTTCTATGACTTCAGGCCCAGCAATCCCGATCCGGATACAGCCGGATGCGTTCGCTTATTTGGTACACCCACCATTCCCGGTGTTTATCCCCTAAGCGTATTGGTACGGGCAGAAGTTCTCTTCCTGGGAAGCTCTACTTTCCAAAATACCACCTTTGATTATACCCTGACAGTCGGAGCCTGCCAATTCAATGCTCCCTGTTACAACTATACCGTTAGTTCCAACTGTTTGCCCGCGAGCCTGGACATCAGCAATAACATTCCCTCAAATGGAAATGCGGGATATTCCTACCAGTGGGACCTTGAAGGCCCTAATGGACCGATTTACAGTACCACAGATGAAAATCCATTCAGTCAAATGCTTCCTGATCCGGGACAATATGTGCTTTCCTATCAGGCAGAGATTGATACCGTGGGATTCATACTGGACAGCGTGGTAGTGGATTCTTTGGTGTGCAGCGACTTGCTGGATGCTCCTGATTTATATTGGATTTTGTTTGCTCCTGACGGTTCGGAAGTAGTAAACACCAGCGCTAATCCTGCCAGTAATTCGGGCAATAACCTTCCCTACAACCTAAGCATCAATAACCTTAGGCTGGACACCGGCACCTATGAATTGCAGGTATGGGACCAGGATGATGTCCTGGGTGATCAGGGATGTGCAACCAATGATCGAGGTTCAGGTGCCTCTGTATTTTTCACAGTACCTACTTTCAATACCGGCCCACAACAGATTATTCAGGGAGGTCTTGCTGTAACGATAAGCATTAGAAATCCCGTTCAGCAGATTGCATGCAGCGATACCTTTGAGGTTTCTGCTTTACCCAATGTGCCGGATATTATAGGTGATACCAGCCGCATTTGCTCTGGAGATACCTTATTCCTGAGTACGGTCAGCACCGATTCCATTCAGTGGTTCCTGGACGGTTTTCCGATCCCCAATGCCAATGACTCGGTCTATGCAGCTACCCAGGAAGGAGATTATACTGTAGTAATCACCAATAGAAATACCCTCTGTAGCTCAGAATCGATCCCCTTCCCATTGGAACTATTCGAAGTGCAGGTGCCTAGCATTGCCTTTGATGGCAACCGAACCCTGACTGTGGCCTCCCCGAATCCGGCCTATCGCTACGATTGGGTAAGGCAAAACCATGGGGTAGTTGGTAGTGGAACCCCCTTCATGATCCCCAATTCAGGAGATTATACGGCCATAGCAGTTGATACGGTAACTGGCTGTCAATCGGGACCTTCTGCCACTATAGGTATCATTTTGACTTCTTTAGCAGATTTGGATGAGGTCGCCCGGGAGGTGAAACTCTATCCCAATCCCAATGAGGGACAATTTGTACTCTCATTAGAATTACTAAAAAATAAAGACATAAGCTTTGTGATCCGAGATGCCCTCGGAAGAGAAATCCTGGGCAGAGACCTTGGCAATCGCATTGGATATACGGAATCAGCTGTCAATCTATCTCACCTTCCTGCAGGCTTTTACACCCTGAGTCTGAAACTGGATGTGCTGGTTGTGCATAAAAAATTCCTCAAAAAATAA
- a CDS encoding DNA translocase FtsK, translated as MAKNTSTRRKRSSSRKKKTTGPITSMSQWLGSFQDPARRHQNWSLFTWIVVLVSAAALIACISYFFTGNADQSETEVGVAQAHKVNNILGPIGAWMADMLIRKGFGLFGILIPIFGLFMGLLMFEDDPEYYGWARKLFKYVAFILFFGTVFFSYIELLIDPAKVFWGGGIGVAINLWLFQYIAKVGVAFLLISFIIVFIVLNFNVEVRTSSLVERLKESMPGAEARGGNHPVRYKKTFKERLASMLGVEAVPQNKPIKSTAKKKSTTVKAEKTKEPEVKSANPVTLELSQPGIEEAKKQAESNPDGQLELTIVETADEPTMEIVTPPVETPLVHKELEQIGEDNIGLVKGAEGKVEKIVPKEDQELENAEEIFADEDFDPTLELSDYQKPHLELLEDHGSGQGREVNRQELEDNKNKILQTLGDYGIEIKSIKATIGPTVTLYEIVPAAGVRISKIRNLEDDIALGLAALGIRIIAPMPGKGTIGIEVPNSKPETVSLRGVMSTEKFLGTKAELPIAIGRTISNEVFVGDLNKMPHLLIAGATGQGKSVGLNTVIASILYKKHPAEVKFILIDPKKVEMTLYQSLSHHFLAQLPNQGDEPIVTDVRDAVNVLKSLCIEMDNRYDLLKKARVRNLKEYNLKFKNRKLNPRKGHKFLPYIVLVIDELADMMMVAGKEVEMPIARLAQLARAVGIHLVVATQRPSVNVITGIIKANFPARMSYRVISKVDSRTILDANGADQLVGRGDLLLSTGSDLIRIQNAFIDTPEVERIVDHIQKQRGYPEPYFLPEIPTEGEEDGGLDEPFERDSRFDEAARMIVRYQMGSASLIQRKMKLGYNRAGRIIDQLERAGIVGPHSGSKARDVLIQDDAELERYLSTLP; from the coding sequence GTGGCGAAAAATACATCCACACGACGCAAACGAAGCAGTAGCCGCAAAAAGAAGACAACCGGACCCATCACTAGTATGAGTCAATGGTTGGGCTCTTTTCAAGACCCTGCCAGACGTCACCAAAACTGGTCCTTGTTTACCTGGATTGTAGTTCTTGTAAGTGCTGCCGCCCTGATCGCCTGTATTTCCTACTTTTTTACAGGCAATGCAGATCAATCTGAGACAGAAGTAGGAGTTGCCCAGGCCCATAAGGTCAATAATATTCTGGGCCCTATTGGTGCATGGATGGCTGATATGCTGATCCGTAAAGGATTCGGCCTATTTGGTATTCTTATTCCCATTTTTGGGCTATTCATGGGCTTGCTCATGTTTGAGGATGATCCTGAGTATTATGGTTGGGCACGCAAACTATTCAAATACGTCGCATTCATTCTTTTCTTTGGAACCGTATTTTTCTCCTATATAGAATTGCTAATTGATCCAGCCAAAGTCTTTTGGGGTGGAGGCATAGGAGTTGCCATCAATCTGTGGCTTTTTCAATATATAGCCAAAGTAGGAGTAGCCTTCCTCCTCATTTCTTTCATTATCGTATTCATAGTCCTCAATTTCAATGTGGAGGTTAGAACCTCTTCCTTGGTAGAAAGGCTGAAAGAAAGTATGCCGGGAGCTGAAGCAAGAGGAGGGAATCATCCTGTGCGCTATAAGAAGACATTTAAGGAACGTTTAGCTTCCATGCTGGGAGTTGAGGCGGTTCCTCAAAATAAACCCATTAAATCGACTGCGAAAAAGAAAAGCACCACAGTTAAAGCTGAAAAGACAAAAGAGCCTGAAGTCAAATCTGCGAATCCAGTAACTCTGGAACTAAGTCAGCCGGGAATAGAAGAGGCTAAAAAGCAGGCAGAAAGTAATCCGGATGGCCAATTGGAGTTGACGATCGTGGAAACGGCAGATGAGCCTACGATGGAAATTGTGACTCCTCCAGTAGAAACTCCCCTCGTTCACAAAGAACTGGAACAGATTGGGGAGGATAATATTGGACTGGTAAAAGGTGCAGAAGGAAAAGTCGAAAAGATCGTTCCTAAAGAAGATCAGGAATTGGAAAATGCAGAAGAGATTTTTGCGGATGAAGATTTCGATCCTACCCTGGAACTGAGTGATTATCAGAAACCTCACCTGGAATTATTGGAAGATCATGGTTCTGGTCAGGGGCGAGAAGTTAATCGTCAGGAATTGGAAGACAATAAGAACAAGATCCTGCAAACCCTGGGGGATTATGGTATTGAAATAAAATCCATTAAGGCCACGATTGGACCTACAGTTACCCTTTATGAGATTGTTCCAGCTGCAGGGGTACGTATTTCCAAGATCAGAAACCTGGAAGATGATATCGCACTTGGCTTGGCGGCTTTAGGGATTCGTATCATTGCTCCTATGCCGGGTAAAGGTACGATCGGGATAGAGGTGCCAAATTCCAAACCGGAAACTGTATCTCTCAGAGGGGTAATGTCCACGGAGAAATTTTTGGGCACAAAGGCAGAACTTCCCATTGCTATTGGTAGAACTATTTCCAATGAAGTTTTTGTAGGGGACCTCAATAAAATGCCTCACTTGCTGATTGCAGGTGCGACAGGCCAGGGTAAGTCGGTCGGATTGAATACAGTCATTGCTTCAATTCTGTATAAAAAGCATCCGGCAGAAGTAAAATTTATCCTGATTGACCCCAAAAAGGTCGAGATGACTCTCTATCAATCTCTTTCTCATCACTTTCTCGCTCAGCTTCCCAATCAGGGAGATGAGCCGATTGTTACGGATGTAAGGGATGCCGTCAATGTACTGAAGAGTCTATGTATTGAGATGGATAACCGCTATGACCTGCTGAAAAAAGCCAGAGTCCGTAACCTCAAAGAATACAACCTTAAATTTAAAAACCGCAAGCTCAATCCACGCAAAGGCCACAAATTCCTGCCTTACATTGTGCTTGTGATAGATGAATTGGCGGATATGATGATGGTAGCGGGCAAAGAAGTGGAAATGCCGATTGCTCGTTTGGCCCAGCTTGCCCGTGCAGTAGGTATCCATCTGGTTGTCGCTACGCAGCGTCCGTCGGTAAACGTTATTACCGGTATCATCAAAGCCAACTTCCCGGCTCGGATGTCCTATCGCGTTATCTCAAAAGTAGATAGCCGCACCATCCTTGACGCCAATGGAGCAGATCAACTTGTAGGTAGGGGAGACCTCCTGCTTTCGACTGGAAGTGATCTGATCCGTATTCAAAATGCCTTTATCGATACGCCTGAAGTAGAGCGTATTGTAGATCATATTCAGAAACAAAGAGGGTACCCAGAACCCTATTTCCTTCCTGAGATTCCGACCGAAGGAGAAGAAGACGGAGGCCTAGACGAACCCTTTGAAAGAGACAGCCGATTTGATGAAGCCGCACGCATGATTGTGCGCTACCAAATGGGCTCCGCCTCATTAATTCAAAGAAAA